TCAAGTGCGTTACTATCTACGTCCTCTTCCCAGCCATAAATACTTTGCATCAACTGTTCACGTGATAAAACTTGTCCGCTGTTTTCTAACAGTTTTTGTAGTAACGCAAATTCTCGGCGCGGGACGTTAACCAGAACATCATCAACAAATACTGAATGAGCTGCAGGATCTAAGGTAATGTTTTTATATTGTAACACAGCATCAGCACGCCCTTGAGAACGTCGTACCAACGCTCTAATTCGTGCACTGAGCTCATTTAAGTCAAAAGGTTTAACCAAGTAATCATCCGCACCACTGTCTAAGCCTTTAACGCGATCTTCAACTGATTCACGTGCAGTGAGAATAATTACCGGAGTAGGGTTGCCGTCATTACGAATATTTTGTAATAAGCCCAACCCCGATAATTTCGGCAAACCCAAATCAAGAATAATTAATTCGAAGGATTCTGATTTTAAAGCAGCTCGTGCTGCCTCCCCATCCTTGAGCCAGTCGACTATATAACCAAACTGGGTTAATCCTGTTTTTACAGCATCTCCTAGTAATTCGTCATCTTCAACTAGCAATAGTCTCATTCTGGCTCCTATTGTTTCTCAAGTCCGGTTTCATCCATATGTTTTGTTAGGTAAAACGCCTGTATTAATACAAAAAGCAGGGTAAATCCTACTCCACCAAATAATTTAAAGTTAACCCAGGCATCTGTATCGTAATGGTAGGCGACATAAATATTGACCGCACCCATTAGAATAAAGAATAAAGACCATGCATAATTGAGTCTATGCCAGATTTTGGATGGCAGCGATACATTAGCCTCCATCA
Above is a genomic segment from Legionella lytica containing:
- a CDS encoding response regulator; translation: MRLLLVEDDELLGDAVKTGLTQFGYIVDWLKDGEAARAALKSESFELIILDLGLPKLSGLGLLQNIRNDGNPTPVIILTARESVEDRVKGLDSGADDYLVKPFDLNELSARIRALVRRSQGRADAVLQYKNITLDPAAHSVFVDDVLVNVPRREFALLQKLLENSGQVLSREQLMQSIYGWEEDVDSNALEVHIHNLRKKLNANFIRTIRGVGYMAEKNDGIVVS